ACTCGAAGCCCAGGACATGGGCGCTTACCTGACCATCAGCAGTGAAGACGCCGTATTCCTGGCGCTTGAAAAGCGCCCTGACCTGGAGCAAATTCGCCTTAGCATCGAACTGCAGCAAATTAATGCAAAGGTGACGCAGACAGGATATCTGCCCACGCTTACTGCTTTTGCCAATTATAGCTATGTCGGCAACGTGCCCACAAATCGGACGTTCATCCTCACAAACCCCAATGACCCGTTTAGCTTCTCGCAAGGGAGTAATGGCGTCTTTAGCTCGAATTACTGGGACCAGTCATTCAGCGTAGGGATTCGGCTCAACTGGCGTTTGTTTGATGGTTTTCAAAACCGCGCACGGGCCCAGCAACAGAAACTGGCTGCCGACCGCGCAAAGGTACAATACGACCAGCAACTTCAGGGCATACGACAGGAAGTATCACTTGCCCTGCGCAACCTGGAAGCTGCACGCCGGCAAATCCTGAGTCAGGAGAAAAATGTTGACCGCGCTTCACTGAATTACACGTTTGCACAAAAGCGACTGCAAGAAGGTGTTTCGAGTCCACTTGAGGAACGCAACGCATCGGACCAACTCGACCAAAGCAAACTGAATTACTTGCAGGCCATCCACGATTTCCTGCGGGCACAGAGCGCATTCGAAACCGCCGTAGGCATGCCGCTTGCCAAACCCGACGACTTTAACCTTGCTGCGCGATAACAGCAAGACAGCCATCAATTCCTTCGAGGAAAACTAGAAATGACAGATACCTACGTTAATATAAAAGTAAAAAAAACAGCACAGCGTTGGATGACTATTATGATCGCCCTGGTCATCCTGGCCGGTTGCGGTGCGCCAGACAGCACGGAAACCGAAACAGCTGTTGCAGCCCCCGCAAATGAGGAAACAACTGCCAAGCAACAACGCCAGGTACGCGTTGAGACGCTGCTGCTCAGTCCTTCAGCTTTTGACGATGTGATTGAGGTTACGGGTTCGGTTGAAGCATACAATGATGCAACCGTTTCTGCCCAGGGTACCGGCACACTTGTGTACCGCGTACCACGCGGCGCCTATGTAAGACGAGGCGGACGCATTGCCCAGATTGATTCTACCCTCACACATGCCTCTTACCAGCAAGTCGTTGCGCAGGTAGCATCAGCGCAGGCACAATACGACCTCGCGAGTGATACCTACGCGCGGCAAGAGCCACTTTTCCAGGACTCTATCATCAGTGCAATTGAGTTTGAAAGCGTTCGGGCGCAATACAACCAGGCTTCAGCGCAGCTCAATCAGGCAAAAGCTGTGAAGTCTCAATTGCGTGAGCAACTCGACAATACGCGTATCACCGCATCCTTTGGTGGTACGGTCGAAACGTTTTTTGCTGAAGTAGGCGAGCAGGTCATGCCAGGTTC
This Bacteroidota bacterium DNA region includes the following protein-coding sequences:
- a CDS encoding efflux RND transporter periplasmic adaptor subunit, which translates into the protein MTDTYVNIKVKKTAQRWMTIMIALVILAGCGAPDSTETETAVAAPANEETTAKQQRQVRVETLLLSPSAFDDVIEVTGSVEAYNDATVSAQGTGTLVYRVPRGAYVRRGGRIAQIDSTLTHASYQQVVAQVASAQAQYDLASDTYARQEPLFQDSIISAIEFESVRAQYNQASAQLNQAKAVKSQLREQLDNTRITASFGGTVETFFAEVGEQVMPGSQIARIVNTSRVKISAGVPERYANDIKVGAPVKIMLDAYGGEEFDGVVNFTGSAINVNNRTFPVEIQLDNAAQTLKPEMVARLYLTRQSLQDVIVIPQDAVPLDETGHSVFVVIDEGGTLVAERRSVTLGPAYGGKVVVEQGLYAGDEIVILGQYNLTSGDAVEVVNTSQSAIAALDAQNQ
- a CDS encoding TolC family protein — encoded protein: LEAQDMGAYLTISSEDAVFLALEKRPDLEQIRLSIELQQINAKVTQTGYLPTLTAFANYSYVGNVPTNRTFILTNPNDPFSFSQGSNGVFSSNYWDQSFSVGIRLNWRLFDGFQNRARAQQQKLAADRAKVQYDQQLQGIRQEVSLALRNLEAARRQILSQEKNVDRASLNYTFAQKRLQEGVSSPLEERNASDQLDQSKLNYLQAIHDFLRAQSAFETAVGMPLAKPDDFNLAAR